One window from the genome of Cottoperca gobio chromosome 15, fCotGob3.1, whole genome shotgun sequence encodes:
- the ccar1 gene encoding cell division cycle and apoptosis regulator protein 1 isoform X2, with product MAQFGGQKNPPWATQFAPTAVSQPGHSGQSLDLNSLHSLGVQQPSLLGASPSVYSQQSALAAASLSNQSAANYQLSQQTAALQQQAAAAAAAALQQSQINTALQQYQQQQQQQQQQQQQQQQQQQQQQQQQQQQQQQQQQQQQQQQQQQQQQQQHQQQQHQQQPPQQLYNVPHQLPQPQQALIPQPPVPLPTSLSMSNPQQTAQITVSYPTPRSSHQQQTQPQKQRVFTGVVNKLHDTFGFVDEDVFFQLSAVKGKTPQVGDRVLVEAVYNPNMPFKWNAQRIQTLPQLANQSHQQQPLPLPQASPQLGNLYNEPGMQLRYSDMHSTLDNRLNSQPQPPNMMKAAPTMLQSLPPPNSYNVPTQAPPPSLLQAQLSAASLVPLLQNPPQPLLPQPPPKDVYPGGLLQPPVRMMPQPQPVRRIEPPPRFPSRNDRGPELILRTKEERSRDRDRERRRSRERSPTRKRSRDRSPRRDRSPRRPRRVVPRYTVQFSKFSLDGSNCDMMELRRRYQSLYIPSDFFDAVFTWVEAFPLTRPFQFSNACNFHILHKEVDPLVKNTAVLDPPDANHTYSAKVMLLANPSIEELYHKSCALAEDSQEVKDSFQHPARLIKFLVGMRGKDEAMAIGGHWSPSLDGADPEKDPSVLIKTAIRCCKALTGIDLSLCTQWYRFAEIRYHRPEETHKGRTVPAHVETVVLFLPDVWHCLPTRSEWEVLSRRLREQLAEKLSAERKEADGEQEEEEKDGDESKDVSNPTHWAKLDPKSMKVNDLRKELDCRSLSSKGLKSQLIARLTKQLKVEEQVEESKEPEKPESKVAEEEEPSRTEEDREEEEKKKQEELERQRRERRYILPDEPTIIVHPNWAAKNGKFDCSVMSLSVLLDYRLEDNKEHSFEVSLFAELFNEMLQRDFGYRIYKVMAAFPTKDDKKEKKAKKEVEKREIKKEKEEENEEPVVKKTKEDEEEKKKLDEKAVKKEPSRDEEENEDDGSTANAEEYDPMEAEEAEDDDDDDKDDDDSNDRDRKDRKDDRKSSKERSSKDKEKKQMVTHNKELLMAFVYFDQSHCGYLLERDLEEILYTLGLHLSRAQIKKLLNKPVVRESCHYRKLTDRGKDEPIPSFNEAQIENLIGNRGLLPAPNTRAQTEASESGNLIVFNGAMVDIGSMMQKLEKSEKAREEIEQKLMVQDAKMDEDGKVKAQVEETNRTLSRELEEVKSTLSQTEQTLKTTEEQKIIYHDQISKTSSTLTSTVKELLAVLKKDQEVDESGDEVTGDHIQASQTNGADE from the exons ATGGCCCAATTTGGGGGACAGAAGAATCCGCCTTGGGCCACTCAATTTGCTCCGACAGCAGTGTCCCAGCCGGGCCACTCGGGACAGTCTCTTGACCTCAATAGTCTGCACT CTCTTGGTGTGCAGCAGCCATCTCTTTTGGGAGCATCCCCTTCTGTTTACTCTCAACAGTCAGCCTTGGCTGCAGCCTCTCTCAGCAACCAGTCTGCTGCAAACTATCAGCTCTCTCAGCAAACTGCTGCCCTGCAGCAgcaagctgcagcagctgccgcAGCAGCACTACAGCAG TCTCAGATCAATACAGCTCTCCAGCagtatcagcagcagcaacaacagcagcagcagcagcagcagcagcagcaacagcagcagcagcagcaacaacagcagcagcaacagcagcagcaacaacaacaacagcagcagcagcagcagcaacaacaacaacaacagcagcagcaacatcagcagcagcaacatcagcAGCAACCCCCTCAACAACTGTACAATGTACCTCATCAG cTTCCACAGCCTCAACAGGCACTGATTCCTCAG CCCCCCGTCCCCTTGCCCACCAGCTTAAGCATGTCCAACCCCCAGCAGACAGCCCAGATTACTGTGTCCTACCCAACACCACGTTCAAGCCATCAACAGCAGACGCAGCCACAGAAGCAGCGAGTGTTCACTGGTGTTGTCAATAAGCTGCATGACACATTTGGCTTTGTAGATGAAGATGTCTTCTTTCAGCTGAG TGCTGTGAAGGGGAAGACTCCTCAGGTGGGGGACAGGGTCCTAGTGGAAGCTGTGTACAACCCCAACATGCCCTTCAAGTGGAACGCGCAGCGCATCCAGACCTTACCTCAGCTAGCAAACCAGTCG catcagcagcagcctcTGCCTTTACCTCAAGCTTCCCCACAGCTCGGCAACCTTTACAATGAGCCAGGGATGCAGCTGCGCTACTCAGACATGCACTCCACTTTGGACAACAGACTAAAT AGCCAGCCTCAACCTCCTAACATGATGAAGGCAGCCCCCACCATGCTGCAGTCGCTACCTCCCCCAAACTCATACAATGTTCCGACCCAGGCTCCCCCTCCGTCCCTCCTGCAGGCCCAGCTGTCTGCTGCGTCTCTGGTCCCCCTTCTACAAAACCCTCCTCAGCCTCTTCTACCACAGCCTCCACCCAAAG ATGTTTATCCCGGCGGTCTGCTTCAGCCCCCAGTGAGAATGATGCCACAACCGCAGCCTGTCCGACGAATCGAGCCTCCACCTCGTTTCCCCAGTCGCAATGATCGAGGCCCTGAGCTCATCCTCAGGACTAAAGAGGAACGAAG TCGAGACCGAGACCGCGAGCGCAGACGGTCAAGAGAACGCTCGCCCACACGCAAACGTTCCAGAGACCGCTCTCCCAGACGCGATCGCTCACCTCGACGACCTCGCAGGGTCGTGCCTCGCTACACCGTCCAGTTTTCCAAGTTCAGCTTAGATGG CTCCAACTGTGACATGATGGAGCTGAGAAGGCGCTACCAGAGCCTCTACATTCCTAGTGACTTCTTTGATGCTGTCTTCACCTGGGTGGAAGCGTTCCCTCTGACAAGACCCTTCCAGTTTAGTAACGCCTGTAACTTCCACATCTTACACAAAGAGGTGGATCCTCTAGTCAAGAATACAGCTGTGCTGGACCCTCCTGATGCCAACCACACCTACAGTGCTAAG GTGATGCTCCTGGCTAATCCCAGTATAGAGGAGCTCTATCACAAGTCCTGTGCGCTGGCAGAGGACTCCCAGGAAGTCAAAGACTCCTTCCAACATCCTGCTAGACTCATTAAG TTTTTGGTGGGAATGAGAGGTAAAGATGAGGCCATGGCCATTGGTGGTCACTGGTCTCCCTCTCTGGATGGAGCTGACCCAGAGAAGgatccctctgtccttataaaGACAGCCATACGCTGTTGCAAGGCCCTCACAGGCATAGATCTTAGTCTGTGCACTCAGTG GTATCGTTTTGCAGAGATTCGCTATCATCGGCCGGAGGAGACTCACAAGGGGCGGACAGTCCCTGCTCATGTGGAGACAGTGGTTTTGTTTCTTCCGGATGTTTGGCATTGTCTTCCTACCCGCTCAGAGTGGGAGGTGCTGTCACGGCGACTCCGGGAGCAGCTGGCTGAGAAGCTGTCGGCCGAGCGAAAGGAGGCGGATGGAGAACAG gaggaagaggagaaggatggCGATGAATCGAAGGATGTTAGTAATCCCACTCACTGGGCTAAACTTGACCCGAAATCAATGAAG GTGAATGACCTCCGCAAAGAGCTTGATTGTCGCTCTCTAAGCTCTAAGGGGTTAAAGTCGCAGCTGATCGCCCGTCTTACCAAGCAGCtgaaggtggaggagcaggtggaggagtCAAAGGAGCCTGAGAAACCAGAGAGCAAAGTtgctgaggaagaggagcctTCTCGCACCGAAGAAGACCGAGAG gaggaggaaaagaagaaacaggagGAGCTCGAGCGCCAGCGGAGAGAAAGGCGCTACATCCTCCCTGATGAGCCAACCATCATCGTACATCCCAACTGGGCAGCCAAGAATGGCAAATTTGATTGCAGTGTCATGTCCCTGAGCGTGCTGCTGGACTACAGACTGGAAGACAACAAGGAGCACTCCTTTGAG GTCTCCCTGTTTGCTGAGCTGTTTAACGAGATGCTACAGAGAGATTTTGGCTACCGCATATATAAAGTCATGGCTGCTTTTCCTACCAAAGATgataagaaggagaagaaagccAAGAAGGAGGTGGAAAAGCGTGaaataaagaaggaaaaagaagaggagaatgaaGAGCCCGTGGTGAAGAAGActaaggaggatgaggaggagaagaagaag TTGGATGAAAAGGCTGTGAAAAAGGAGCCTTCTcgagatgaagaggagaacGAAGATGATGGCAGCACGGCCAATGCTGAGGAATATGACCCCATGGAGGCTGAAGAGGCAgaggatgacgatgatgatg ACAAGGATGATGACGACTCCAATGACCGAGACAGAAAGGACCGCAAGGATGACCGCAAGTCGTCAAAAGAGAGATCCTCTAAAGACAAG GAGAAGAAGCAGATGGTCACACACAACAAGGAGCTGCTGATGGCGTTTGTCTACTTTGACCAGAGCCACTGTGGCTACTTGCTGGAGAGAGACCTGGAGGAGATCTTGTACACACTGGGACTGCACCTTTCTCGTGCTCAG ATAAAGAAGCTGTTGAACAAGCCGGTGGTCAGAGAGTCTTGTCACTACCGCAAACTGACAGACCGGGGGAAGGACGAACCCATTCCTTCCTTTAATGAAGCCCAGATAGAAAACCTCATAG GTAACCGAGGACTACTTCCTGCTCCAAATACTCGAGCACAGACTGAGGCCAGTGAGTCCGGTAATCTGATCGTGTTTAACGGAGCCATGGTCGACATCGGCAGCATGATGCAGAAACTGGAGAAGAGTGAGAAAGCAAGAGAGGAAATAGAACAAAAGCTTATGGTGCAGGATGCCAAAATGG ATGAAGATGGAAAGGTTAAAGCTCAGGTGGAGGAAACCAACAGAACCTTGtccagggagctggaggaggtgaAAAGCACACTAAGCCAAACGGAGCAGACTCTGAAGACCACGGAGGAGCAGAAGATCATCTACCACGACCAGATTAGCAAGACATCCAGCACCTTGACGTCCACCGTCAAAGAGCTGCTGGCAGTGCTGAAAAAG gaTCAAGAAGTAGACGAGTCTGGTGATGAAGTTACCGGTGATCACATTCAGGCGTCTCAAACAAACGGGGCTGATGAATGA
- the ccar1 gene encoding cell division cycle and apoptosis regulator protein 1 isoform X1 produces the protein MAQFGGQKNPPWATQFAPTAVSQPGHSGQSLDLNSLHSLGVQQPSLLGASPSVYSQQSALAAASLSNQSAANYQLSQQTAALQQQAAAAAAAALQQSQINTALQQYQQQQQQQQQQQQQQQQQQQQQQQQQQQQQQQQQQQQQQQQQQQQQQQQHQQQQHQQQPPQQLYNVPHQLPQPQQALIPQPPVPLPTSLSMSNPQQTAQITVSYPTPRSSHQQQTQPQKQRVFTGVVNKLHDTFGFVDEDVFFQLSAVKGKTPQVGDRVLVEAVYNPNMPFKWNAQRIQTLPQLANQSHQQQPLPLPQASPQLGNLYNEPGMQLRYSDMHSTLDNRLNSQPQPPNMMKAAPTMLQSLPPPNSYNVPTQAPPPSLLQAQLSAASLVPLLQNPPQPLLPQPPPKDVYPGGLLQPPVRMMPQPQPVRRIEPPPRFPSRNDRGPELILRTKEERSVFTHQFFSRDRDRERRRSRERSPTRKRSRDRSPRRDRSPRRPRRVVPRYTVQFSKFSLDGSNCDMMELRRRYQSLYIPSDFFDAVFTWVEAFPLTRPFQFSNACNFHILHKEVDPLVKNTAVLDPPDANHTYSAKVMLLANPSIEELYHKSCALAEDSQEVKDSFQHPARLIKFLVGMRGKDEAMAIGGHWSPSLDGADPEKDPSVLIKTAIRCCKALTGIDLSLCTQWYRFAEIRYHRPEETHKGRTVPAHVETVVLFLPDVWHCLPTRSEWEVLSRRLREQLAEKLSAERKEADGEQEEEEKDGDESKDVSNPTHWAKLDPKSMKVNDLRKELDCRSLSSKGLKSQLIARLTKQLKVEEQVEESKEPEKPESKVAEEEEPSRTEEDREEEEKKKQEELERQRRERRYILPDEPTIIVHPNWAAKNGKFDCSVMSLSVLLDYRLEDNKEHSFEVSLFAELFNEMLQRDFGYRIYKVMAAFPTKDDKKEKKAKKEVEKREIKKEKEEENEEPVVKKTKEDEEEKKKLDEKAVKKEPSRDEEENEDDGSTANAEEYDPMEAEEAEDDDDDDKDDDDSNDRDRKDRKDDRKSSKERSSKDKEKKQMVTHNKELLMAFVYFDQSHCGYLLERDLEEILYTLGLHLSRAQIKKLLNKPVVRESCHYRKLTDRGKDEPIPSFNEAQIENLIGNRGLLPAPNTRAQTEASESGNLIVFNGAMVDIGSMMQKLEKSEKAREEIEQKLMVQDAKMDEDGKVKAQVEETNRTLSRELEEVKSTLSQTEQTLKTTEEQKIIYHDQISKTSSTLTSTVKELLAVLKKDQEVDESGDEVTGDHIQASQTNGADE, from the exons ATGGCCCAATTTGGGGGACAGAAGAATCCGCCTTGGGCCACTCAATTTGCTCCGACAGCAGTGTCCCAGCCGGGCCACTCGGGACAGTCTCTTGACCTCAATAGTCTGCACT CTCTTGGTGTGCAGCAGCCATCTCTTTTGGGAGCATCCCCTTCTGTTTACTCTCAACAGTCAGCCTTGGCTGCAGCCTCTCTCAGCAACCAGTCTGCTGCAAACTATCAGCTCTCTCAGCAAACTGCTGCCCTGCAGCAgcaagctgcagcagctgccgcAGCAGCACTACAGCAG TCTCAGATCAATACAGCTCTCCAGCagtatcagcagcagcaacaacagcagcagcagcagcagcagcagcagcaacagcagcagcagcagcaacaacagcagcagcaacagcagcagcaacaacaacaacagcagcagcagcagcagcaacaacaacaacaacagcagcagcaacatcagcagcagcaacatcagcAGCAACCCCCTCAACAACTGTACAATGTACCTCATCAG cTTCCACAGCCTCAACAGGCACTGATTCCTCAG CCCCCCGTCCCCTTGCCCACCAGCTTAAGCATGTCCAACCCCCAGCAGACAGCCCAGATTACTGTGTCCTACCCAACACCACGTTCAAGCCATCAACAGCAGACGCAGCCACAGAAGCAGCGAGTGTTCACTGGTGTTGTCAATAAGCTGCATGACACATTTGGCTTTGTAGATGAAGATGTCTTCTTTCAGCTGAG TGCTGTGAAGGGGAAGACTCCTCAGGTGGGGGACAGGGTCCTAGTGGAAGCTGTGTACAACCCCAACATGCCCTTCAAGTGGAACGCGCAGCGCATCCAGACCTTACCTCAGCTAGCAAACCAGTCG catcagcagcagcctcTGCCTTTACCTCAAGCTTCCCCACAGCTCGGCAACCTTTACAATGAGCCAGGGATGCAGCTGCGCTACTCAGACATGCACTCCACTTTGGACAACAGACTAAAT AGCCAGCCTCAACCTCCTAACATGATGAAGGCAGCCCCCACCATGCTGCAGTCGCTACCTCCCCCAAACTCATACAATGTTCCGACCCAGGCTCCCCCTCCGTCCCTCCTGCAGGCCCAGCTGTCTGCTGCGTCTCTGGTCCCCCTTCTACAAAACCCTCCTCAGCCTCTTCTACCACAGCCTCCACCCAAAG ATGTTTATCCCGGCGGTCTGCTTCAGCCCCCAGTGAGAATGATGCCACAACCGCAGCCTGTCCGACGAATCGAGCCTCCACCTCGTTTCCCCAGTCGCAATGATCGAGGCCCTGAGCTCATCCTCAGGACTAAAGAGGAACGAAG TGTGTTTACTCATCAATTCTTTAGTCGAGACCGAGACCGCGAGCGCAGACGGTCAAGAGAACGCTCGCCCACACGCAAACGTTCCAGAGACCGCTCTCCCAGACGCGATCGCTCACCTCGACGACCTCGCAGGGTCGTGCCTCGCTACACCGTCCAGTTTTCCAAGTTCAGCTTAGATGG CTCCAACTGTGACATGATGGAGCTGAGAAGGCGCTACCAGAGCCTCTACATTCCTAGTGACTTCTTTGATGCTGTCTTCACCTGGGTGGAAGCGTTCCCTCTGACAAGACCCTTCCAGTTTAGTAACGCCTGTAACTTCCACATCTTACACAAAGAGGTGGATCCTCTAGTCAAGAATACAGCTGTGCTGGACCCTCCTGATGCCAACCACACCTACAGTGCTAAG GTGATGCTCCTGGCTAATCCCAGTATAGAGGAGCTCTATCACAAGTCCTGTGCGCTGGCAGAGGACTCCCAGGAAGTCAAAGACTCCTTCCAACATCCTGCTAGACTCATTAAG TTTTTGGTGGGAATGAGAGGTAAAGATGAGGCCATGGCCATTGGTGGTCACTGGTCTCCCTCTCTGGATGGAGCTGACCCAGAGAAGgatccctctgtccttataaaGACAGCCATACGCTGTTGCAAGGCCCTCACAGGCATAGATCTTAGTCTGTGCACTCAGTG GTATCGTTTTGCAGAGATTCGCTATCATCGGCCGGAGGAGACTCACAAGGGGCGGACAGTCCCTGCTCATGTGGAGACAGTGGTTTTGTTTCTTCCGGATGTTTGGCATTGTCTTCCTACCCGCTCAGAGTGGGAGGTGCTGTCACGGCGACTCCGGGAGCAGCTGGCTGAGAAGCTGTCGGCCGAGCGAAAGGAGGCGGATGGAGAACAG gaggaagaggagaaggatggCGATGAATCGAAGGATGTTAGTAATCCCACTCACTGGGCTAAACTTGACCCGAAATCAATGAAG GTGAATGACCTCCGCAAAGAGCTTGATTGTCGCTCTCTAAGCTCTAAGGGGTTAAAGTCGCAGCTGATCGCCCGTCTTACCAAGCAGCtgaaggtggaggagcaggtggaggagtCAAAGGAGCCTGAGAAACCAGAGAGCAAAGTtgctgaggaagaggagcctTCTCGCACCGAAGAAGACCGAGAG gaggaggaaaagaagaaacaggagGAGCTCGAGCGCCAGCGGAGAGAAAGGCGCTACATCCTCCCTGATGAGCCAACCATCATCGTACATCCCAACTGGGCAGCCAAGAATGGCAAATTTGATTGCAGTGTCATGTCCCTGAGCGTGCTGCTGGACTACAGACTGGAAGACAACAAGGAGCACTCCTTTGAG GTCTCCCTGTTTGCTGAGCTGTTTAACGAGATGCTACAGAGAGATTTTGGCTACCGCATATATAAAGTCATGGCTGCTTTTCCTACCAAAGATgataagaaggagaagaaagccAAGAAGGAGGTGGAAAAGCGTGaaataaagaaggaaaaagaagaggagaatgaaGAGCCCGTGGTGAAGAAGActaaggaggatgaggaggagaagaagaag TTGGATGAAAAGGCTGTGAAAAAGGAGCCTTCTcgagatgaagaggagaacGAAGATGATGGCAGCACGGCCAATGCTGAGGAATATGACCCCATGGAGGCTGAAGAGGCAgaggatgacgatgatgatg ACAAGGATGATGACGACTCCAATGACCGAGACAGAAAGGACCGCAAGGATGACCGCAAGTCGTCAAAAGAGAGATCCTCTAAAGACAAG GAGAAGAAGCAGATGGTCACACACAACAAGGAGCTGCTGATGGCGTTTGTCTACTTTGACCAGAGCCACTGTGGCTACTTGCTGGAGAGAGACCTGGAGGAGATCTTGTACACACTGGGACTGCACCTTTCTCGTGCTCAG ATAAAGAAGCTGTTGAACAAGCCGGTGGTCAGAGAGTCTTGTCACTACCGCAAACTGACAGACCGGGGGAAGGACGAACCCATTCCTTCCTTTAATGAAGCCCAGATAGAAAACCTCATAG GTAACCGAGGACTACTTCCTGCTCCAAATACTCGAGCACAGACTGAGGCCAGTGAGTCCGGTAATCTGATCGTGTTTAACGGAGCCATGGTCGACATCGGCAGCATGATGCAGAAACTGGAGAAGAGTGAGAAAGCAAGAGAGGAAATAGAACAAAAGCTTATGGTGCAGGATGCCAAAATGG ATGAAGATGGAAAGGTTAAAGCTCAGGTGGAGGAAACCAACAGAACCTTGtccagggagctggaggaggtgaAAAGCACACTAAGCCAAACGGAGCAGACTCTGAAGACCACGGAGGAGCAGAAGATCATCTACCACGACCAGATTAGCAAGACATCCAGCACCTTGACGTCCACCGTCAAAGAGCTGCTGGCAGTGCTGAAAAAG gaTCAAGAAGTAGACGAGTCTGGTGATGAAGTTACCGGTGATCACATTCAGGCGTCTCAAACAAACGGGGCTGATGAATGA
- the ccar1 gene encoding cell division cycle and apoptosis regulator protein 1 isoform X3, which yields MCWLPQPQQALIPQPPVPLPTSLSMSNPQQTAQITVSYPTPRSSHQQQTQPQKQRVFTGVVNKLHDTFGFVDEDVFFQLSAVKGKTPQVGDRVLVEAVYNPNMPFKWNAQRIQTLPQLANQSHQQQPLPLPQASPQLGNLYNEPGMQLRYSDMHSTLDNRLNSQPQPPNMMKAAPTMLQSLPPPNSYNVPTQAPPPSLLQAQLSAASLVPLLQNPPQPLLPQPPPKDVYPGGLLQPPVRMMPQPQPVRRIEPPPRFPSRNDRGPELILRTKEERSVFTHQFFSRDRDRERRRSRERSPTRKRSRDRSPRRDRSPRRPRRVVPRYTVQFSKFSLDGSNCDMMELRRRYQSLYIPSDFFDAVFTWVEAFPLTRPFQFSNACNFHILHKEVDPLVKNTAVLDPPDANHTYSAKVMLLANPSIEELYHKSCALAEDSQEVKDSFQHPARLIKFLVGMRGKDEAMAIGGHWSPSLDGADPEKDPSVLIKTAIRCCKALTGIDLSLCTQWYRFAEIRYHRPEETHKGRTVPAHVETVVLFLPDVWHCLPTRSEWEVLSRRLREQLAEKLSAERKEADGEQEEEEKDGDESKDVSNPTHWAKLDPKSMKVNDLRKELDCRSLSSKGLKSQLIARLTKQLKVEEQVEESKEPEKPESKVAEEEEPSRTEEDREEEEKKKQEELERQRRERRYILPDEPTIIVHPNWAAKNGKFDCSVMSLSVLLDYRLEDNKEHSFEVSLFAELFNEMLQRDFGYRIYKVMAAFPTKDDKKEKKAKKEVEKREIKKEKEEENEEPVVKKTKEDEEEKKKLDEKAVKKEPSRDEEENEDDGSTANAEEYDPMEAEEAEDDDDDDKDDDDSNDRDRKDRKDDRKSSKERSSKDKEKKQMVTHNKELLMAFVYFDQSHCGYLLERDLEEILYTLGLHLSRAQIKKLLNKPVVRESCHYRKLTDRGKDEPIPSFNEAQIENLIGNRGLLPAPNTRAQTEASESGNLIVFNGAMVDIGSMMQKLEKSEKAREEIEQKLMVQDAKMDEDGKVKAQVEETNRTLSRELEEVKSTLSQTEQTLKTTEEQKIIYHDQISKTSSTLTSTVKELLAVLKKDQEVDESGDEVTGDHIQASQTNGADE from the exons ATGTGCTGG cTTCCACAGCCTCAACAGGCACTGATTCCTCAG CCCCCCGTCCCCTTGCCCACCAGCTTAAGCATGTCCAACCCCCAGCAGACAGCCCAGATTACTGTGTCCTACCCAACACCACGTTCAAGCCATCAACAGCAGACGCAGCCACAGAAGCAGCGAGTGTTCACTGGTGTTGTCAATAAGCTGCATGACACATTTGGCTTTGTAGATGAAGATGTCTTCTTTCAGCTGAG TGCTGTGAAGGGGAAGACTCCTCAGGTGGGGGACAGGGTCCTAGTGGAAGCTGTGTACAACCCCAACATGCCCTTCAAGTGGAACGCGCAGCGCATCCAGACCTTACCTCAGCTAGCAAACCAGTCG catcagcagcagcctcTGCCTTTACCTCAAGCTTCCCCACAGCTCGGCAACCTTTACAATGAGCCAGGGATGCAGCTGCGCTACTCAGACATGCACTCCACTTTGGACAACAGACTAAAT AGCCAGCCTCAACCTCCTAACATGATGAAGGCAGCCCCCACCATGCTGCAGTCGCTACCTCCCCCAAACTCATACAATGTTCCGACCCAGGCTCCCCCTCCGTCCCTCCTGCAGGCCCAGCTGTCTGCTGCGTCTCTGGTCCCCCTTCTACAAAACCCTCCTCAGCCTCTTCTACCACAGCCTCCACCCAAAG ATGTTTATCCCGGCGGTCTGCTTCAGCCCCCAGTGAGAATGATGCCACAACCGCAGCCTGTCCGACGAATCGAGCCTCCACCTCGTTTCCCCAGTCGCAATGATCGAGGCCCTGAGCTCATCCTCAGGACTAAAGAGGAACGAAG TGTGTTTACTCATCAATTCTTTAGTCGAGACCGAGACCGCGAGCGCAGACGGTCAAGAGAACGCTCGCCCACACGCAAACGTTCCAGAGACCGCTCTCCCAGACGCGATCGCTCACCTCGACGACCTCGCAGGGTCGTGCCTCGCTACACCGTCCAGTTTTCCAAGTTCAGCTTAGATGG CTCCAACTGTGACATGATGGAGCTGAGAAGGCGCTACCAGAGCCTCTACATTCCTAGTGACTTCTTTGATGCTGTCTTCACCTGGGTGGAAGCGTTCCCTCTGACAAGACCCTTCCAGTTTAGTAACGCCTGTAACTTCCACATCTTACACAAAGAGGTGGATCCTCTAGTCAAGAATACAGCTGTGCTGGACCCTCCTGATGCCAACCACACCTACAGTGCTAAG GTGATGCTCCTGGCTAATCCCAGTATAGAGGAGCTCTATCACAAGTCCTGTGCGCTGGCAGAGGACTCCCAGGAAGTCAAAGACTCCTTCCAACATCCTGCTAGACTCATTAAG TTTTTGGTGGGAATGAGAGGTAAAGATGAGGCCATGGCCATTGGTGGTCACTGGTCTCCCTCTCTGGATGGAGCTGACCCAGAGAAGgatccctctgtccttataaaGACAGCCATACGCTGTTGCAAGGCCCTCACAGGCATAGATCTTAGTCTGTGCACTCAGTG GTATCGTTTTGCAGAGATTCGCTATCATCGGCCGGAGGAGACTCACAAGGGGCGGACAGTCCCTGCTCATGTGGAGACAGTGGTTTTGTTTCTTCCGGATGTTTGGCATTGTCTTCCTACCCGCTCAGAGTGGGAGGTGCTGTCACGGCGACTCCGGGAGCAGCTGGCTGAGAAGCTGTCGGCCGAGCGAAAGGAGGCGGATGGAGAACAG gaggaagaggagaaggatggCGATGAATCGAAGGATGTTAGTAATCCCACTCACTGGGCTAAACTTGACCCGAAATCAATGAAG GTGAATGACCTCCGCAAAGAGCTTGATTGTCGCTCTCTAAGCTCTAAGGGGTTAAAGTCGCAGCTGATCGCCCGTCTTACCAAGCAGCtgaaggtggaggagcaggtggaggagtCAAAGGAGCCTGAGAAACCAGAGAGCAAAGTtgctgaggaagaggagcctTCTCGCACCGAAGAAGACCGAGAG gaggaggaaaagaagaaacaggagGAGCTCGAGCGCCAGCGGAGAGAAAGGCGCTACATCCTCCCTGATGAGCCAACCATCATCGTACATCCCAACTGGGCAGCCAAGAATGGCAAATTTGATTGCAGTGTCATGTCCCTGAGCGTGCTGCTGGACTACAGACTGGAAGACAACAAGGAGCACTCCTTTGAG GTCTCCCTGTTTGCTGAGCTGTTTAACGAGATGCTACAGAGAGATTTTGGCTACCGCATATATAAAGTCATGGCTGCTTTTCCTACCAAAGATgataagaaggagaagaaagccAAGAAGGAGGTGGAAAAGCGTGaaataaagaaggaaaaagaagaggagaatgaaGAGCCCGTGGTGAAGAAGActaaggaggatgaggaggagaagaagaag TTGGATGAAAAGGCTGTGAAAAAGGAGCCTTCTcgagatgaagaggagaacGAAGATGATGGCAGCACGGCCAATGCTGAGGAATATGACCCCATGGAGGCTGAAGAGGCAgaggatgacgatgatgatg ACAAGGATGATGACGACTCCAATGACCGAGACAGAAAGGACCGCAAGGATGACCGCAAGTCGTCAAAAGAGAGATCCTCTAAAGACAAG GAGAAGAAGCAGATGGTCACACACAACAAGGAGCTGCTGATGGCGTTTGTCTACTTTGACCAGAGCCACTGTGGCTACTTGCTGGAGAGAGACCTGGAGGAGATCTTGTACACACTGGGACTGCACCTTTCTCGTGCTCAG ATAAAGAAGCTGTTGAACAAGCCGGTGGTCAGAGAGTCTTGTCACTACCGCAAACTGACAGACCGGGGGAAGGACGAACCCATTCCTTCCTTTAATGAAGCCCAGATAGAAAACCTCATAG GTAACCGAGGACTACTTCCTGCTCCAAATACTCGAGCACAGACTGAGGCCAGTGAGTCCGGTAATCTGATCGTGTTTAACGGAGCCATGGTCGACATCGGCAGCATGATGCAGAAACTGGAGAAGAGTGAGAAAGCAAGAGAGGAAATAGAACAAAAGCTTATGGTGCAGGATGCCAAAATGG ATGAAGATGGAAAGGTTAAAGCTCAGGTGGAGGAAACCAACAGAACCTTGtccagggagctggaggaggtgaAAAGCACACTAAGCCAAACGGAGCAGACTCTGAAGACCACGGAGGAGCAGAAGATCATCTACCACGACCAGATTAGCAAGACATCCAGCACCTTGACGTCCACCGTCAAAGAGCTGCTGGCAGTGCTGAAAAAG gaTCAAGAAGTAGACGAGTCTGGTGATGAAGTTACCGGTGATCACATTCAGGCGTCTCAAACAAACGGGGCTGATGAATGA